Proteins encoded in a region of the Bartonella taylorii genome:
- a CDS encoding DUF1499 domain-containing protein, whose product MQKKYVRLISRAAVWSPRFGGLAFFILLFSILLQRFSVINVVDFIILIVISACCVAVSLFLALKAFYSLWEYGALGGMKALKGIIYSLITATPLVLFFGLWFTLPALHDVSTDTRRPPAFFRTTRPSDALPLKSVLTEQAALQISVWPEMSGRRYDGSPDRIRKSVLNVLAAYDWPVVAQREFKGEEDALYIETMAKTFYLGFISDIMIRLTDEGDTTFVDMRSASRYMPRDLGTNAAFIIDFMDALDTEIASLPLSQDDE is encoded by the coding sequence ATGCAAAAAAAATATGTGCGGTTAATTTCAAGAGCAGCGGTATGGTCCCCTCGTTTTGGCGGATTAGCGTTCTTTATTTTGTTATTTTCAATCCTTTTACAGCGCTTTTCTGTGATTAATGTCGTTGATTTCATCATTTTAATTGTAATTTCTGCCTGCTGTGTTGCTGTTTCTCTTTTTCTTGCACTCAAAGCATTTTACAGTTTATGGGAGTATGGTGCTCTGGGGGGAATGAAAGCTTTAAAAGGAATCATTTATTCATTAATAACAGCTACACCATTGGTGTTATTTTTTGGACTTTGGTTTACCTTACCGGCTCTTCATGATGTTTCTACTGATACACGAAGACCCCCAGCCTTTTTTCGCACGACACGCCCCAGTGATGCTTTGCCGCTTAAAAGTGTTTTAACTGAACAAGCAGCATTACAAATATCTGTGTGGCCGGAAATGTCAGGACGTCGTTATGATGGTTCACCTGATCGTATTCGTAAATCCGTTCTCAATGTTTTAGCAGCCTATGATTGGCCTGTTGTGGCTCAACGAGAGTTTAAAGGCGAAGAAGATGCGCTTTATATTGAAACAATGGCAAAAACTTTTTACCTAGGCTTTATTTCGGACATCATGATACGTTTAACCGATGAAGGGGATACAACTTTTGTTGATATGCGTTCTGCTTCGCGGTATATGCCGAGAGATTTGGGTACCAATGCTGCTTTTATTATCGATTTTATGGATGCACTTGATACAGAAATCGCTTCTCTCCCTCTTTCTCAAGATGATGAATAG